In the genome of Gorilla gorilla gorilla isolate KB3781 chromosome 22, NHGRI_mGorGor1-v2.1_pri, whole genome shotgun sequence, the window CAGCTCCCGCCGCAGCTCTCTGGAAATGGGCTTCAAATGCATGAAGTTGCAGAAGCCGCCTCGTGTGCATTCTCTGTGGGGGGTTGGAAGGAGACATTTACTACCTCGTGTGCACACGGCCCCGAACTGTGCTCAGTCACATCACTGGCCACTCCTCACTCACCCCATCTCATACTGACGGCAGCAGGCTTCTCTGAAGTCCGTCACAGGTGACAGCTCGGCGTGGATTGGCTGTCCATTAAACCAACGGTTATTCAAGTCAATCACAGCCTTTTCCGCATCTTCCTCACGGCgaaactgaaaagacaaaaacagaagtGCTTGCCATCCACGCTTTAATAAGACTTTCTCAATTACCAATCCAAGTATGTATCAGAGAGAGATATACACACTCAGGTATAGTAAGGTGGAATAGTATTACAGGATAATTGAAAAATCCTTTATTTTCAATGAGATTAACTTCAAGATAGTCCAAGATTTTGCCAAATGttgctttcatttttcaaattcaaCTGGTTAAAGGAGCaaatatggctgtgtaggcaaataaagttttattcactaaaaaagaaaaaagaaaccaaacatgTGAGTAAACCTAACTTTTCCTTAGTCCACACAGCTTCTAACCAACAGGTACTAAACATTCTACACTGAAATAACAATGGCTGTGGTGTACGGTCCGTCCTTCAGTTCTGCTGGCTGGGCGCACATGCGGGCTGGCCACCGCCACATATGACGCAGCCGGTAGGTGCCGAGCCAGCGCGCCCGAGCCCTGCTGTGCGCCTGAGCATCCACGATCTCAAGGTGCACGGCGGCAGGCACCCCATCCTCTGTCGGCCTTGGCCCCGGCACACTAAGCGGCTGCACCACTGTCTCGCTCTCGCCTGTCGGCCTTGGCCCCGGCACACTAAGCGGCCACGCCGCCGTCTCGCCCTGGCTCCTACCTTGACATACACGTTCCCCACCAGGTGGTCTCCCAGGTTGTCACAGACGTTCATCTCCTCTACTTCCCCATACTTCTCCTCCATTTCTGTAAAAACCTCCTGAAGGGAGACCACAGTGGTTTAAGACTCGTTATACATTACAAAGTGTCATTAGATATAACTCATGTATGTTTATTAgcagagaaacattttaaatcctTCCAAACAGATACAGAAGATCAACAGGTCTATCAGTCACAGAGttcaattctctcacctcaaaaAACTCATCATAGTGTTCCTGCATCTCCACATCGCTCACGGCACCTGCAAACAACAGAAATCTTGCTGGTTAGAACACGTTAACCGAGTGAACTCTCATGTTTAAACTCAAACTGCTACAGTAACACACACGAGATTATCTAGAGAAAAGCCTGGCAGAGCTGCACTCTGCAGGAGcactcaggagactgagccaCATGGCTACTTGTGAATGGTGTCAAGTGTGGTGAGATTTTAAATGTCCCCATGACAGTCTCGATTCTGGCTACTAAGCTGTTAAAATCACAACCAGCTTTAATCAGCATCAAAAGGGCCACATTTTCAGAAACTGTGAGGAAAAAGTTGACTCTCaaactacaaatttttttttttacatccacAAGatgcagtctggctctgtcgcccaggctggagtgcagtggcaccatctcagctcactgcaacctccacctctggggttcaagcgattctcctgtctcagcctctggagttgctgggactacaggcgactgccaccacgcccggctaattttttttttttttttttaatttttagtacagacagggtttcaccacgttggcaggctggtcttgaactcctgacctcaagtgatccgcctgccttggcctcccaaagtgctgtgattacaggcgtgagacaccgcacctgggCTCAaactaagaaatattaaaattttcttccttttaagatTTAGAGTAAAGGCCAAATAAGCACACTGATGTCTTCCCCTCTTCTATAAGTTTAAAATGAAACCTGAAAGCAGGGTCAATGATTAAAAGCTGATGTTCCTAACTAGTCTTTTATGGACTGCCAGCCATGGTATGCTCTCAAATTCTTCTGATGTGATTAAAATCCAAGCAACCATGAAGATTCAGTAGGACAGTTCACGCAACCTTACGGTATTGTGGACGCCCTCAAGTAAAGGGAATGTTACAATGTTTTGCTGatgaaagcattctttttttttttcgagacggagtctcactctgtcacccaggctggagtgcggtggcgcgatctcggctcactgcaacctccgcttcctgggctcatgcgattctctgcctcagcctcctgagtagctgggattacaggcgcccacaaccacgcccggctaatttttgtatttttaatagagatggggtttcaccgtcttggccaggctagtcttgaactcctgacctcgtgatccacctgcctcggcctcccaaagtgctgggattacaggcgtgagccgccgtgcccggcacAAGCATTCTTAAGTTTTATATTCCCAAACTATTTTCATCAGTTTATTCTTCATAATTCACATGTATTAGGTAAAATCATGTCTGTTGCGTGGGTAGATTCGGCAAATTTATACTCTATCCCCATCATCATTCTatcaaatttaattaatttttttttcttttgagatggagtctctgtccactccaggctggagtgcagtggcgcaatcttggctcactgcaacctccacttcctaggttcaagcaattctccttcctcagcctcccaagtaggtgggactacaggcgcgcaccaccatgcctggctaatttttgtatttttagtagagacggggtttcaccatgttggccaggctggtctcaacctcctgacctcacgtgatctgcttacctcagcctcccaaagtgctgagattacaggcatgagccactgccccggccCACTATCAAATTCTAGAGTTCTCTAAACCTGAGAAATCACAGAGCTGGTGTATCAACAAACATATTCCAATCAGCTAGATTAGGGGCTGGCAAAAGCCTGACTGGTTTCCAGATTGGGCCGGCTGCCTTAGCCTGTGCACCCAATGTGGGCACCTGACTGCTGGCACGCGGGTCTTTGAGCTTGCTCAaaactctttttatctttttttttttttttttttgagacggagtctcactgtctccaggctggagtgcaatggcgtgatcttggctaatttttgtagttttagtggagacggggttccaccatgttggccaggatggtctcaatctctcgaccttgtgatccacttgccttggcttcccaaagtgctgggattacaggagtgagccaccgtgcccggccccctttttatctttaaagataaaaaataacttcttattttctaattctgagaATGATTTAAGCTCACTTTCTAACCTATCTGGggctgttttagttatttttgaaCTTCCAGGAATCTGCTTTCTAACCCAAATTTTATTAAGTGTAACTACTTGGACAGCCTGCCAATCATATCACAGGATATCCCAACTGAAAAGCTATTGGGAATGTACCTTCCTCCCCGAGTAGAAATCAAGTTATAAACGGCCAAAGAAGCCTATTCCAAAGGGcagattttaatatttcaaattcaCTTCCTTCCCACATAAGAAGAATGTGAAGAGGAGAAAATTATTCACGTGCTCAGTTTTAGCAGGTTTGAGAAATGGTTTTGGggtgattattttaaattattggctATATTTATTCTGCTTAAAATGTTTCAATCAAAAGTGACTTGAAAGGCAGAGACAACTGCATTAAGATACAattaaaaacttatttgtgaCTCAGCCTATGTTAAATACAACTTGGAAAATAAAGCAGTTTTCTTGCAGAAATATCATTCTTAAACTGGGATTGATAGTTAACTTTAACCCACGCATTTGAAGCTTATTTTTTTACATACTAAAGGGTATGTTAAAAAGAGCCAGTAATTTTAGGTAACTGATTTCTTCCTAAAATGACGAATTAGAATTTCATCTAATTTGTACAATCTGGACCCCAGAATTGGAATGTAACGTAATTGCTAAACTTTTAGTTTGTAGCATATGCAAAACAAAAGTGCTGTGAACTGCAAATAAAGACACAATGAAAACTAATACAACATTCTATTGTCAGTCAAGAAAGCATATACAGTCCCCAAATAAACGATCAGGGCAAAGAATTAATTACTGTTACTCAGTCATGTACTTCCATTCACTTTTATCCCAGGGCAGGGTTgttaacaaaaattatttaataagtgCATATAGAAACATTTCCCTCCGCCTATTGATcttatttccttaaaaaacaaaagaaaacaaacaaacaaaaaaacaggtatTTTAAACCAAGGGTTACCAAGTAAATCCTGCTACCATCCGACTCAGGGAAAGAAATCTCTACTATCAGGTCAGTATTAGCACTGAAAAGCATTTAGTGTCTTGGCAGGAAAAGTTGACAAGAAAATCTCATCCACACATAGAAATGCGCACCACTGTGCAAGGAAGCACAATCCCCAGGCCACCCAGTGCAGGGCCAGCTCGAGAGGGGAATGCCCCCTGGGATCATCTACCCCATGTCGGTCACCCCATTAACTGAGGGGCTCTGGTTCAAGGGTGTACACAATTTAGGCTTGTAGATATCCAAGGGCACCTCAATTTTTACTGCTTTAAAACAGAATGGTGAATGGGAAGTGCCTATCTTTGGTTTGGACTTTTTGATTTTAACAAGAGTCCAGgtgttcattttaatttatcCATAAATGACTAAATTCCAATGATTCTATAGTTGGATGGctgtaaaaatcaaattttagttttctgaacTTCCCAATCATACTCATCTATGATATCTCCTTCTCTAAAAATTATCATTAGGTAAATATTCACAACCTAAATTTAGTATTTCCCAGTACAGGAAGATATTGGTATCATCTACTGAATGCCCAGTTTTGATCTATTTCTAAATGGAGCAAACCAATTCCATCTCCTAGAGCTGGAGACTGTATCCAGGCAGTGTGTGGACAGAACGGACAATCTTTTCTGCCAAGGGCCTATTTGAGTGGAGCACCCCCACACGGGTTAGACGGGTCTGCACGGGGCTGGTGGGTGAGGAACTCGGGTCAGTGCAAGCTGCAGACCCTCATTTGGGGAACGCTCTCAGCACAATGCTCTTACAACTACAGGGTGCACTCCAAAATGGAGTTCAAGGAAAAAAGGctaatgagaaataaaatctgaaaaaataacttaaaaggtttgctttttaaaaattccagaaagtGAGAGAAACATTCAAATTCTGTTGCTCTAAGAGGGAAGAATATGACTCGACGTTTAATTCCAGTACATTCCCTCTAGGATGACGGCCAAAGTAAAGGAAGAAGGGGCAGCAACAGCtccagactgttttttttttttttggagatggagtctcactctgtcgcccaggctggagtgcagcggcacgatctcggttcactgcaacctccgcctcccggattcaagcgattctctgcctcagcctccctagaagctgggattacaggcatccgccaccacgcccagctaatttttgtatctttaggagagatggggtttcaccatgttggccagattggtcttgaactcctgacctcatgatccacccgcctcggcctcccaaagtgctgggattacaggcgtgagccaccgcgcccggcccagctcCAGACTGTTTTAAAGGGCACCCTTTCCAGttactttttccctttttaacaCACGGTGGGAGTTCAAATCTCCAAAAGAGGTTTCCGTGGGGTCAGTGGGACGAAAGCTCCTTGCCACCTCTAGTGAAACGCGGTCCTTGACACTAGCACGGCAGACCAGATGGAGTGGACACTGAGCTCTGACACGCAAGCCCAGGGAACCGGGGAAGGAACTTGTATGAACTTACAGCGCAAACCGTCAGCAGACTGGGAAGAGTTTTGAGGGTTACGGTAAATGTTCAAGAGGGCAATGGTCTGAAATACAAAACGCAACAACTTTATATTATGGAAAATTAAAGGTAAACACTTAACCGGCTGCCTCTGGCAAGTGCTTCAGTTGAGATTCAGTGCTGAAAAGAGAGCAAGTTATTTTCTGGAGAAGCAGAGGCGTTTTCTCAGTTGGCGGCTGCCTTGAATCCCTAACACTGCGGTGTAACGGAGGTCTCATGATATGCCCATCTTGTACTTCTGCTCACAGAACGTGAAAACTCTCCTTTTCAAAATTCCAATTCAGGTAAAAGCACAAATAGTTTGCCAGGCTAGCACCAAAATGTTCTTA includes:
- the U2AF1 gene encoding splicing factor U2AF 35 kDa subunit isoform X3; its protein translation is MQEHYDEFFEEVFTEMEEKYGEVEEMNVCDNLGDHLVGNVYVKFRREEDAEKAVIDLNNRWFNGQPIHAELSPVTDFREACCRQYEMGECTRGGFCNFMHLKPISRELRRELYGRRRKKHRSRSRSRERRSRSRDRGRGGGGGGGGGGGGRERDRRRSRDRERSGRF
- the U2AF1 gene encoding splicing factor U2AF 35 kDa subunit isoform X1, giving the protein MAEYLASIFGTEKDKVNCSFYFKIGACRHGDRCSRLHNKPTFSQTIALLNIYRNPQNSSQSADGLRCAVSDVEMQEHYDEFFEEVFTEMEEKYGEVEEMNVCDNLGDHLVGNVYVKFRREEDAEKAVIDLNNRWFNGQPIHAELSPVTDFREACCRQYEMGECTRGGFCNFMHLKPISRELRRELYGRRRKKHRSRSRSRERRSRSRDRGRGGGGGGGGGGGGRERDRRRSRDRERSGRF